In Elaeis guineensis isolate ETL-2024a chromosome 1, EG11, whole genome shotgun sequence, a genomic segment contains:
- the LOC105038284 gene encoding uncharacterized protein isoform X1, whose amino-acid sequence MGHQVATIQEKSARKKFVNARSVLRLKHLQKMATWAGMEASVPPLSAFFGHLLAAHAEAAGAPVDPFPFPCERCETILQPGYNCTIRIDKNEIKARPRKRLYISTQNNIIYKCHFCSHRNLKGGMPTSPVKEPLARKPRCRSTDKKSGNVMKDSVAEGELYKNKQESIYLNSKSVSASEITSSGKIEVAKDLTKKRMATPMDKTRMILSKKKSKVSISGSNREDTSGRKILNKFKKSRKALCNLKETPKSSKHQTKKGRSSDNLVSSVETKGSILSKKKRKASVSGLDMLTATKNCFVATDSEKARGTKRKRRKLLHVMDEISRISMRQPLLSVHSKESPTTPSEKLGEKSSKKRKKVSVLGSDKQSTGHNSSAATDSGKSVGGSSTRKRKLCHSLKEIAETDEHRSTLSISNLTNPFPLTPLHDAPIVKQKERDCSMKLVNKQTKQKKSAKSGKKLSSSKTPTGKGQMKCTEGQSAQASVSSTSNKLKSCVQQTDAIGGYHRNLISGRSMSYLYAMNSGDFHFMSQQSAPVMTAHQLQCCNLSSNASAGLQPPIAMASHHLHFLSPGSNVAYTQLSPVVATNQLCYLSQGSNVSATMQSPMIMPSHQHNCLGQASNVAAMQQTPAVMASDQLHFLALGPNMSAVQQAPIAIDGHQICHLSQICDRSAILQSPIAMAGCQLHCLGQGLNMTFMHQSPVTMAAHQLHILGQASNLHCLQQSPVVISGHQIHHLNQESCGNAMLQSPAFVTDHQLQSLSQEALMVAQPRLFPHYSDITGSSCYLQGQDGTSALGLHQLGQGMIPIGAVNPEGPHGISSLNLNNPGHVVLHHHG is encoded by the exons ATGTGAAACCATTCTACAGCCTGGTTATAACTGCACCATTCGAATTGACAAGAATGAGATCAAAGCAAGGCCCCGCAAAAGATTGTACATTTCCACCCAGAACAACATTATTTACAAATGCCATTTCTGTTCTCACCGGAACCTGAAAGGGGGAATGCCGACAAGCCCTGTGAAAGAGCCACTTGCTAGAAAACCAAGATGCAGGTCGACAGATAAGAAATCAGGAAATGTTATGAAAGATTCAGTAGCTGAGGGGGAGCTATATAAGAACAAGCAAGAAAGCATTTATCTGAATTCGAAATCTGTTTCTGCATCAGAAATCACCAGTTCTGGAAAAATTGAAGTAGCTAAGGATCTTACCAAGAAAAGAATGGCAACACCTATGGACAAAACTCGCATGATTCTATCCAAGAAGAAAAGCAAAGTAAGTATATCAGGATCAAACAGAGAAGATACTAGTGGGAGAAAAATTCTTAATAAGTTCAAGAAAAGTAGGAAAGCCTTGTGTAATTTGAAGGAGACTCCAAAAAGTAGTAAGCACCAAACCAAAAAAGGCAGAAGCAGTGATAATCTAGTAAGTTCTGTGGAGACGAAGGGTAGtatcttgtcaaagaagaagaggaaagcgAGCGTATCTGGGTTAGACATGCTTACTGCTACTAAAAACTGCTTTGTTGCAACAGATTCAGAAAAAGCCAGAGGCACTAAAAGGAAAAGGAGGAAATTGTTACATGTTATGGATGAGATTTCCAGAATTAGTATGCGCCAACCCTTACTGAGTGTCCACAGTAAGGAAAGTCCAACCACCCCTTCAGAGAAACTTGGTGAAAAATcatcaaagaagagaaagaaagtaagCGTATTAGGCTCTGATAAGCAATCTACTGGTCATAACAGTTCTGCAGCAACAGATTCTGGAAAATCTGTTGGTGGGTCCAGCACAAGGAAGAGAAAATTATGTCATAGTCTGAAAGAGATTGCTGAAACTGATGAACATAGAAGCACGCTGAGCATTAGCAATTTAACAAATCCCTTTCCATT GACACCTTTGCACGATGCGCCCATTGTGAAGCAAAAAGAACGAGATTGTAGCATGAAGCTTGTGAATAAGCAAACTAAGCAGAAGAAGAGTGCCAAGTCTGGCAAAAAATTAAGCTCAAGCAAAACACCTACTGGAAAAGGGCAAATGAAGTGCACAGAGG GACAAAGTGCACAGGCTTCGGTTTCAAGCACGAGTAATAAACTTAAGAGTTGTGTGCAACAAACTGATGCTATAGGTGGTTATCATAGAAACTTGATCAG tGGCAGGAGTATGAGTTATCTTTATGCAATGAATAGTGGTGACTTTCATTTTATGAGTCAG CAATCTGCACCTGTTATGACCGCCCATCAACTTCAGTGTTGCAATCTG AGCTCCAATGCAAGTGCTGGGCTACAACCTCCTATTGCAATGGCCAGCCATCACCTTCACTTCTTAAGCCCG GGATCCAATGTGGCTTATACCCAACTCTCACCAGTTGTAGCTACCAATCAACTTTGCTATTTAAGTCAG GGTTCCAATGTGAGTGCCACAATGCAGTCACCGATGATAATGCCTAGCCATCAACATAACTGTTTAGGCCAG GCATCCAATGTGGCTGCCATGCAACAAACTCCGGCTGTTATGGCTTCCGATCAACTTCATTTCTTGGCACTG GGCCCCAACATGTCTGCTGTGCAACAAGCTCCTATTGCTATTGATGGCCATCAAATTTGCCATTTGAGTCAA ATCTGTGATAGAAGTGCTATCCTGCAGTCTCCCATTGCTATGGCTGGCTGCCAACTTCACTGTTTAGGCCAG GGACTGAACATGACTTTTATGCATCAGTCTCCAGTTACTATGGCTGCCCATCAACTTCATATTTTGGGTCAA GCATCCAACTTGCACTGTTTGCAGCAATCTCCTGTAGTCATTAGTGGCCATCAAATTCACCATTTGAATCAA GAATCCTGTGGCAATGCTATGCTTCAAAGTCCTGCTTTTGTAACTGACCATCAACTACAGAGTTTAAGTCAG GAGGCTTTGATGGTTGCACAACCAAGACTATTTCCACATTATAGTGACATTACTGGCAGTAGCTGCTATCTGCAAGGGCAGGATGGAACATCTGCGCTAGGACTTCACCAGTTAGGCCAG GGAATGATTCCAATTGGTGCAGTGAATCCTGAAGGACCTCACGGCATCAGTTCCCTCAACCTTAATAACCCTGGCCACGTGGTGCTTCATCATCATGGATAA
- the LOC105038284 gene encoding uncharacterized protein isoform X2, with product MGHQVATIQEKSARKKFVNARSVLRLKHLQKMATWAGMEASVPPLSAFFGHLLAAHAEAAGAPVDPFPFPCERCETILQPGYNCTIRIDKNEIKARPRKRLYISTQNNIIYKCHFCSHRNLKGGMPTSPVKEPLARKPRCRSTDKKSGNVMKDSVAEGELYKNKQESIYLNSKSVSASEITSSGKIEVAKDLTKKRMATPMDKTRMILSKKKSKVSISGSNREDTSGRKILNKFKKSRKALCNLKETPKSSKHQTKKGRSSDNLVSSVETKGSILSKKKRKASVSGLDMLTATKNCFVATDSEKARGTKRKRRKLLHVMDEISRISMRQPLLSVHSKESPTTPSEKLGEKSSKKRKKVSVLGSDKQSTGHNSSAATDSGKSVGGSSTRKRKLCHSLKEIAETDEHRSTLSISNLTNPFPLTPLHDAPIVKQKERDCSMKLVNKQTKQKKSAKSGKKLSSSKTPTGKGQMKCTEGQSAQASVSSTSNKLKSCVQQTDAIGGYHRNLISGRSMSYLYAMNSGDFHFMSQSSNASAGLQPPIAMASHHLHFLSPGSNVAYTQLSPVVATNQLCYLSQGSNVSATMQSPMIMPSHQHNCLGQASNVAAMQQTPAVMASDQLHFLALGPNMSAVQQAPIAIDGHQICHLSQICDRSAILQSPIAMAGCQLHCLGQGLNMTFMHQSPVTMAAHQLHILGQASNLHCLQQSPVVISGHQIHHLNQESCGNAMLQSPAFVTDHQLQSLSQEALMVAQPRLFPHYSDITGSSCYLQGQDGTSALGLHQLGQGMIPIGAVNPEGPHGISSLNLNNPGHVVLHHHG from the exons ATGTGAAACCATTCTACAGCCTGGTTATAACTGCACCATTCGAATTGACAAGAATGAGATCAAAGCAAGGCCCCGCAAAAGATTGTACATTTCCACCCAGAACAACATTATTTACAAATGCCATTTCTGTTCTCACCGGAACCTGAAAGGGGGAATGCCGACAAGCCCTGTGAAAGAGCCACTTGCTAGAAAACCAAGATGCAGGTCGACAGATAAGAAATCAGGAAATGTTATGAAAGATTCAGTAGCTGAGGGGGAGCTATATAAGAACAAGCAAGAAAGCATTTATCTGAATTCGAAATCTGTTTCTGCATCAGAAATCACCAGTTCTGGAAAAATTGAAGTAGCTAAGGATCTTACCAAGAAAAGAATGGCAACACCTATGGACAAAACTCGCATGATTCTATCCAAGAAGAAAAGCAAAGTAAGTATATCAGGATCAAACAGAGAAGATACTAGTGGGAGAAAAATTCTTAATAAGTTCAAGAAAAGTAGGAAAGCCTTGTGTAATTTGAAGGAGACTCCAAAAAGTAGTAAGCACCAAACCAAAAAAGGCAGAAGCAGTGATAATCTAGTAAGTTCTGTGGAGACGAAGGGTAGtatcttgtcaaagaagaagaggaaagcgAGCGTATCTGGGTTAGACATGCTTACTGCTACTAAAAACTGCTTTGTTGCAACAGATTCAGAAAAAGCCAGAGGCACTAAAAGGAAAAGGAGGAAATTGTTACATGTTATGGATGAGATTTCCAGAATTAGTATGCGCCAACCCTTACTGAGTGTCCACAGTAAGGAAAGTCCAACCACCCCTTCAGAGAAACTTGGTGAAAAATcatcaaagaagagaaagaaagtaagCGTATTAGGCTCTGATAAGCAATCTACTGGTCATAACAGTTCTGCAGCAACAGATTCTGGAAAATCTGTTGGTGGGTCCAGCACAAGGAAGAGAAAATTATGTCATAGTCTGAAAGAGATTGCTGAAACTGATGAACATAGAAGCACGCTGAGCATTAGCAATTTAACAAATCCCTTTCCATT GACACCTTTGCACGATGCGCCCATTGTGAAGCAAAAAGAACGAGATTGTAGCATGAAGCTTGTGAATAAGCAAACTAAGCAGAAGAAGAGTGCCAAGTCTGGCAAAAAATTAAGCTCAAGCAAAACACCTACTGGAAAAGGGCAAATGAAGTGCACAGAGG GACAAAGTGCACAGGCTTCGGTTTCAAGCACGAGTAATAAACTTAAGAGTTGTGTGCAACAAACTGATGCTATAGGTGGTTATCATAGAAACTTGATCAG tGGCAGGAGTATGAGTTATCTTTATGCAATGAATAGTGGTGACTTTCATTTTATGAGTCAG AGCTCCAATGCAAGTGCTGGGCTACAACCTCCTATTGCAATGGCCAGCCATCACCTTCACTTCTTAAGCCCG GGATCCAATGTGGCTTATACCCAACTCTCACCAGTTGTAGCTACCAATCAACTTTGCTATTTAAGTCAG GGTTCCAATGTGAGTGCCACAATGCAGTCACCGATGATAATGCCTAGCCATCAACATAACTGTTTAGGCCAG GCATCCAATGTGGCTGCCATGCAACAAACTCCGGCTGTTATGGCTTCCGATCAACTTCATTTCTTGGCACTG GGCCCCAACATGTCTGCTGTGCAACAAGCTCCTATTGCTATTGATGGCCATCAAATTTGCCATTTGAGTCAA ATCTGTGATAGAAGTGCTATCCTGCAGTCTCCCATTGCTATGGCTGGCTGCCAACTTCACTGTTTAGGCCAG GGACTGAACATGACTTTTATGCATCAGTCTCCAGTTACTATGGCTGCCCATCAACTTCATATTTTGGGTCAA GCATCCAACTTGCACTGTTTGCAGCAATCTCCTGTAGTCATTAGTGGCCATCAAATTCACCATTTGAATCAA GAATCCTGTGGCAATGCTATGCTTCAAAGTCCTGCTTTTGTAACTGACCATCAACTACAGAGTTTAAGTCAG GAGGCTTTGATGGTTGCACAACCAAGACTATTTCCACATTATAGTGACATTACTGGCAGTAGCTGCTATCTGCAAGGGCAGGATGGAACATCTGCGCTAGGACTTCACCAGTTAGGCCAG GGAATGATTCCAATTGGTGCAGTGAATCCTGAAGGACCTCACGGCATCAGTTCCCTCAACCTTAATAACCCTGGCCACGTGGTGCTTCATCATCATGGATAA
- the LOC105038285 gene encoding photosystem I subunit O, whose product MATMATTSSVAAGLASPLPLVRRSSKPTLTSGFTRPQVASRSPLNLKLASGGRFTCFERDWLRTDLNVIGFGLIGWLAPSSVPVINGNSLTGLFFQSIGAELAHWPTGPALTSQFWLWMVLWHVGLFLCLTFGQIGFKGRSEEYF is encoded by the exons ATGGCAACCATGGCAACTACCTCCAGTGTTGCAGCAGGCCTGGCATCTCCTCTCCCTCTCGTCCGCCGTTCTTCAAAGCCTACTCTCACTTCCG GATTCACAAGGCCTCAGGTGGCCTCAAGAAGCCCTCTCAATCTGAAGTTGGCTTCGGGTGGAAGGTTCACCTG CTTTGAGAGGGATTGGCTTCGCACCGATCTCAATGTGATTGGATTTGGGTTGATTGGGTGGCTTGCACCGTCGAGTGTTCCGGTGATCAACGGCAACAGCTTGACAGGGCTCTTCTTCCAGAGCATCGGCGCCGAGCTCGCTCACTGGCCCACTGGTCCAGCCCTCACATCTCAGTTCTG GTTGTGGATGGTCTTATGGCACGTGGGGCTGTTCCTTTGCCTCACTTTCGGCCAGATTGGTTTCAAGGGAAGGTCCGAGGAATACTTCTAG
- the LOC105038286 gene encoding uncharacterized protein isoform X1: protein MGNAQSPSADPRFVTASRAFTNQELEDLRSLFVSLAAQSQSHGKFVSPSVFQAYFGIDGMLGDRMFDLVTQNRNDGMLTFEDLVISKGTYEKGTRDEIEEFIRDLCDVAGDGVLGRSDLEAVLKSIHKAIFSPKIDENGLNSHENVLEVFLNASTYSKKGEGTAENGMSSADFRNWCSLLPSVRKFLGSLLMPPDSGRPGFQVPHLQHPENLTSDLLILRKEYAWHIGGALSQHEVEEWKLLYHSSINGLSFNTFLGNISNGDGPTVLIIRDAEGFVYGGYASHPWDRRSDFYGDMKSFLFQLYPQASIFRPTGANNNLQWCAVNFSSESIPNGIGFGGRANHFGLFLSASFDQGHTFSCTTFNSPCLSKTNRIRPEVIECWGVLLKGVQNERPDLVKGTVLERFKEDRNMLKMVGLASSSD from the exons ATGGGCAACGCTCAGTCACCGTCCGCCGACCCGCGCTTCGTCACCGCGAGCCG GGCTTTTACGAATCAGGAGCTGGAGGATCTTAGATCCCTCTTCGTGTCCCTGGCCGCCCAATCCCAGAGCCACGGCAAGTTCGTCAGCCCATCCGTCTTCCAG GCGTATTTTGGGATTGATGGGATGCTGGGCGATAGGATGTTTGATTTAGTTACTCAGAATCGTAACGATGGCATGCTCACTTTTGAGGATCTCGTAATCTCCAAA GGAACATATGAGAAAGGAACTCGAGATGAAATTGAGGAATTTATACGTGACCTGTGTGATGTTGCAGGGGATGGTGTCTTGGGAAG GTCTGATTTGGAAGCTGTTTTGAAGTCCATACATAAAGCTATATTTTCTCCAAAAATTGATGAAAATGGCTTGAACTCCCATGAAAATGTTTTGGAAGTATTTCTCAATGCATCAACATATTCAAAGAAAGGTGAAGGAACAGCAGAGAACGGTATGTCTTCAGCAGATTTTAGAAATTGGTGTAGCCTTCTGCCATCTGTGAGGAAGTTTCTTGGGAGTTTGCTGATGCCACCTGATTCAG GCAGACCAGGTTTTCAAGTTCCACATCTACAACATCCAGAAAATTTAACGTCCGATTTGCTAATATTAAGGAAAGAATATGCTTGGCACATTGGAGGAGCCCTTTCTCAACATGAGGTGGAGGAATGGAAGCTTTTGTACCACAGTTCAATTAATGGCCTAAGCTTCAACACATTCTTGGGAAATATATC GAATGGAGATGGACCAACTGTGTTGATCATCAGAGATGCTGAAGGTTTTGTATATGGAGGATATGCCTCCCACCCATGGGATAGGCGAAGCGATTTTTATGGTGATATGAAATCGTTCCTCTTCCAGCTATATCCTCAAGCATCCATTTTCCGCCCTACAGGAGCAAACAATAATTTGCAATGG TGTGCTGTGAATTTCAGTTCGGAGAGCATCCCCAATGGCATTGGCTTTGGTGGGCGGGCAAATCACTTTGGTCTCTTTCTGTCTGCAAGCTTTGATCAAGGGCACACATTCTCCTGCACGACTTTCAACAGCCCCTGCCTCTCTAAGACAAACAGAATACGACCAGAAGTAATTGAATGCTGGGGAGTCCTATTGAAGGGAGTTCAAAATGAAAGGCCGGATCTTGTTAAAGGTACAGTTCTTGAGAGATTTAAGGAGGACCGGAACATGCTTAAGATGGTAGGCCTTGCTAGTTCCAGCGACTGA
- the LOC105038286 gene encoding uncharacterized protein isoform X2 gives MGNAQSPSADPRFVTASRAFTNQELEDLRSLFVSLAAQSQSHGKFVSPSVFQAYFGIDGMLGDRMFDLVTQNRNDGMLTFEDLVISKGTYEKGTRDEIEEFIRDLCDVAGDGVLGRSDLEAVLKSIHKAIFSPKIDENGLNSHENVLEVFLNASTYSKKGEGTAENGMSSADFRNWCSLLPSVRKFLGSLLMPPDSGRPGFQVPHLQHPENLTSDLLILRKEYAWHIGGALSQHEVEEWKLLYHSSINGLSFNTFLGNISNGDGPTVLIIRDAEGFVYGGYASHPWDRRSDFYGDMKSFLFQLYPQASIFRPTGANNNLQWFGEHPQWHWLWWAGKSLWSLSVCKL, from the exons ATGGGCAACGCTCAGTCACCGTCCGCCGACCCGCGCTTCGTCACCGCGAGCCG GGCTTTTACGAATCAGGAGCTGGAGGATCTTAGATCCCTCTTCGTGTCCCTGGCCGCCCAATCCCAGAGCCACGGCAAGTTCGTCAGCCCATCCGTCTTCCAG GCGTATTTTGGGATTGATGGGATGCTGGGCGATAGGATGTTTGATTTAGTTACTCAGAATCGTAACGATGGCATGCTCACTTTTGAGGATCTCGTAATCTCCAAA GGAACATATGAGAAAGGAACTCGAGATGAAATTGAGGAATTTATACGTGACCTGTGTGATGTTGCAGGGGATGGTGTCTTGGGAAG GTCTGATTTGGAAGCTGTTTTGAAGTCCATACATAAAGCTATATTTTCTCCAAAAATTGATGAAAATGGCTTGAACTCCCATGAAAATGTTTTGGAAGTATTTCTCAATGCATCAACATATTCAAAGAAAGGTGAAGGAACAGCAGAGAACGGTATGTCTTCAGCAGATTTTAGAAATTGGTGTAGCCTTCTGCCATCTGTGAGGAAGTTTCTTGGGAGTTTGCTGATGCCACCTGATTCAG GCAGACCAGGTTTTCAAGTTCCACATCTACAACATCCAGAAAATTTAACGTCCGATTTGCTAATATTAAGGAAAGAATATGCTTGGCACATTGGAGGAGCCCTTTCTCAACATGAGGTGGAGGAATGGAAGCTTTTGTACCACAGTTCAATTAATGGCCTAAGCTTCAACACATTCTTGGGAAATATATC GAATGGAGATGGACCAACTGTGTTGATCATCAGAGATGCTGAAGGTTTTGTATATGGAGGATATGCCTCCCACCCATGGGATAGGCGAAGCGATTTTTATGGTGATATGAAATCGTTCCTCTTCCAGCTATATCCTCAAGCATCCATTTTCCGCCCTACAGGAGCAAACAATAATTTGCAATGG TTCGGAGAGCATCCCCAATGGCATTGGCTTTGGTGGGCGGGCAAATCACTTTGGTCTCTTTCTGTCTGCAAGCTTTGA
- the LOC105038287 gene encoding uncharacterized protein, translating into MMSRPVVLVFLLVILIITSQFEWKAQLANEIEASRSISQKQQHISSREEIVKEKIILSQEKNIQRLNELVQSLQQLLLQCRGSNNTVNGTGNSLAANVNEIERQQIVED; encoded by the exons ATGATGTCAAGACCTGTGGTACTCGTTTTTCTGCTGGTGATACTTATAATCACGTCACAATTTGAATGGAAAGCACAACTTGCGAATGAAATAGAAGCAAGTCGAAGTATTTCTCAGAAGCAGCAACATATATCAAGCAGAGAAGAAATTGTCAAAGAAAAA ATAATCCTCTCACAAGAAAAGAATATTCAGAGGCTGAATGAGCTTGTTCAGAGCCTTCAGCAACTGCTGCTGCAATGCCGCGGCAGTAATAATACAGTAAATGGCACTGGAAATTCTTTGGCAGCAAATGTTAATGAGATTGAGAGGCAGCAAATTGTGGAAGATTGA